ACCGGCCAGAGCGGCTGGGCCGCCGCGAGCGCCGAGACCGTCGCCGGATCCGCCAGCGCGTAGCCGATCCGCAGACCGGCCAGCCCCCATGTCTTGGTCAGGCTGCGCAGGACCACGAGCCCCGGCACGTCGCGGCGCCCCGCCAGCGCCTCCGGCTCCCCGGGCACCGCGTCCATGAACGCCTCGTCCACGACCAGCGTCCGCCCCGGACGCGCCATTCGTAGGAGGTCGTCGGCCGGGTGCAGCACGGACGTCGGGTTCGTCGGATTGCCGACGATCACCAGATCCGCGTCCTCGGGCACGGCGGCCGGGTCCAGCCGGAAGCCGTCGTCCGCGTCGAGCAGCACCCGCCGCACGGTGTGCCCGGCGCCGAGCAGCGCCGCCTCCGGCTCCGTGAACTGCGGATGCACCACGACGGGGCGGCGCGCCCCGAGCGCGCGGGCGAGCAGTACGAACGCCTCCGCGACCCCCGCCGTCAACAGCACGCGCTCCACCGGCAGTCCGTGCCGCGCGGCGACGGCGGCGCGCGCGGCCCGCCCGTCCGGATAGGCGGCGAGACCGGTGAGCGACGCGGCGATGTGCTCACGCAGCCACTGCGGGGGAGTGCCGGGGCGGACGTTGACCGCGAGATCGGTCAACTCCGCTCCGTCGTCGCGGACCTCGGCGTCGCCGTGGTGACGCAGGTCGTGCGCGGCCTGAGGGGCGTCAGTGCGTGTGCGCATGACTGCCGTGGCCGTGGTGATGGCCGTGTCCGTGGTCGTGTCCGTGGTCGTGACCGTCGTCGTCCGGGTGGAAGTGCGGCTGCTGCGGAGCCCCCACCTTGTCCTCGAAGCCCGGCAGCGCGACGCGGTAGACGCACGAGTCGCAGTTCATCCGCAGATCGCCCCTGACCGCCTCGCGGTAGCGCTCCATGACGAGGTCCAGCAATTCCTCGGTCGGGCCCACCACATCGGCCGACGCCACCTCGGTCTCCGGATGCGCCGCCGCCCAGTCCCGTGTCTGGCGCACCACGCGCTCCGGCAGGATCCCGGTGAACAGGAAGTACGGCAGGACCACGATCCGGCGCGCTCCGAGCCGTACGCAGCGGTCGAGTCCGCTCGGCACGTCCGGCGCCGCCAGCGACACGAACGCCGTCTCCACGCCCGCGTAACCGCGACCCTCCCAGAGAAGCCGCGCCGCCTTCAGCACCTCCGCGTTGGCGTCGGGGTCGGTCGAGCCGCGCCCGACGAGCAGGACGGTCACCTCCGACCGGTCGCCGTCGTAGCCCTCCAGCTGCGCCAGCGCCTCTTCCAGACGCCGTTCGAGGACCGTGAGCAGGGCGGGATGCGGGCCCAGCGGGCGGCCGTAGGTGTACGAGATGCCCGGGTGCCGCTCCTTCTCGCGCTTCAGCGCCGCCGGTATGTCGCCCTTGGCGTGCCCGGCGGAGACCAGCATCAGCGGGACCGCCGCGAACCGGGTGACGCCCCGCTCGACGAGTTCCGACACGGCGTCGCCGATGGGCGGCGCGGAGAGCTCGATGAAGCCGCCCGCGACGGGCAGTTCGGGGTGGCGCCTGCCCAGCTCCCGTACGAACTCCCGGAAGGCCTCGGCGCCCCCCGTGTCCCTGGTGCCGTGGCCGGCGATGAGCAGTGCGGGTCCGGGGGTGGTCACGCGTTCTCCTTGGCGAGCTGGTGATGGGGCGGGTCGTACGGGTGGTAGAGAAGGGCGTTGAGCGCGGCGGCGGCCACGGCGGAGCCGCCCTTCTCCGAGATGTTGGACACCGACGGCAGCCCGCTCTCGCGCAGCGCCGCCTTCGACTCGACGGCGCCGACGAAGCCGACCGGCAGCCCGATCACGAGCGCGGGCGCGGCGTCCAGGAGCAGTAGCTCCTCAAGTGCGGTGGGGGCGCAGCCGATCACCCAGATCGCGCCCGGTCCCACCTGCTCGTACGCCAGGCGCGCCGCGTGCGCGGAACGGGTCAGCCCCGGGCCCGACACGGCCTCCTTGAGACGGCAGACGGCGGTGCGGCGGGTGATCCCGGCGGCGACCATCTCCACGTCGGCGACGACCGGCGCGCCCGTGTGCAGCGCGCCGTGCGCGGCGGCCAGCGTGGGCTCGTCGCAGACGAGATCGGTCACATACGCCGGATCGGCCGCCGAGTGGACGACGCGCTCCACGACCGCGCGGGTCAGTGGCGCGAGGTACGAGGTGTCGACGCGGGCGCGCAGCCTGCGGAACGACTCCTCCTCGATGGGATGGACGACGCGCTGCTGGTTCACCGGGATCCTTCCGACTGCCACCGGTAGCCCCGTGGCGTCACCATGCGGCCCGCGATCTCACGCGTGGCCGTGTTGCCCACCGTCACCACCGTCATCATGTCCACCGTCGCCGGGTCGAGCCGGGCGAGGGTCGTGAGGTGGCTGGTGCCGTCGGGACGGGACGCGTTGCGTACGACTCCGACGGGTGTCGCCGCCGTACGGTGCTCCGCCAGCAGGGCGAGCGCCTTGGGCAGCTGCCAGTCCCGGCCCCGGCTGCGCGGGTTGTAGAAGGTCACCACGATGTCCGCCTCGGCCGCCGCGCGGACGCGGCGTTCGATGACCTCCCACGGAGTGTGCAGGTCGCTCAGGCTGATCGATACGTGGTCGTGCCCCAGGGGCGCGCCGAGTATCGCGGCGGCGGCCAGCGCGGCGGTCACGCCCGGTACGCCGACCACCTCGATGTCGTCGGCGGCCTCGGCGAGCGCGGGCGACGCCATGGCGTACACGCCCGCGTCACCGCTGCCGACGAGAGCCACGGCGTGGCCCGCCTGCGCCTCGGTCACCGCCGTACGGGCGCGCTCCTCCTCGCGGCCGAGCCCCGACTCGATGACGCGGGTGCCTGGCCGCAGCAGGTCCCTGATCTGGTTGACGTACTGGTCGAGCCCCACGAGCACCGACGCGCGCCGCAGCTCCGCCGTCGCGCGCGGCGTCAGCAGGTCCCGCGCGCCGGGGCCGAGCCCGACGACGGCGAGCCGCCCGCGCGGCGCGCGTCGTACGACGGCACACGTGGCCATCGCGGCCCGCCCCTCGGGGCTGGACTTCCGCTTCGGTACGAGGAGTTCACCCCCGCGCCCGGCGGCGAGCGCGGCGGCCTCGGCGACCGACGGGGTACCGACGGCGGCGAGCGGCGCGCCCGACGGGTTGGGCACGGTGATGGCGGCCAGCACATCCGCCGGATACGTCCGCACGGGCACCCCGAGCCGGCCGGCCGCCCCGACGATGCCGGGCTCGTCCGCCTTGGCGTCGACGGTGGCCAACTCCACGACGCTGAGCGGGGAGAGCCCGGCGTCCCGCAGCACGTCCCGCACGAGCCCGTACACCTCGTCGACCCCGACACCCCGGCTGGCCCCGACCCCGACGACGAGCGACGGCGGCCGAACCACGACATCCGCGGCCGCTATGCCCACGACCCGATCGGTGAGGAAGAGCCGGGGCCCGCTGCTGCTGGGCGCTGCCGGAACCACTCCCTCCGGGTCCGCGGCACCGGGCGCCGGGCCGGCGTGCGCGACGACGCCCCCGGACGTCCCGGCGGTGTCCGTCCCGGCCACCGGCTGCTGGGCAGCCAAGGCCGGGCCGGGGCCGTCCGGGGGCGCGACAGCGGGTGCATGGGGCCCTGACGTCCCGGCGGTTGGCCGGTACGCGCGCGAGGCCGTCTGCTGAGGGGCGTCCTCCGGGGCGCCGGATATCACGTGCTCCGAAGCGAGGGCCCCGCCAGGCGCAGCCGCGTCACCATCACCCACAGCCAGCGGCGCGTCCCACCGCACGTTCGGGGGGAGCGGGGGCAGTGGCCACACCGCGTCCGCGTGGAGTGTTACCGGGGTGCCGTCCAGGATCGCGCGGGTCACCGTCGCCACCGCGCCCTCCGTAGGGAGGCCCAGCGTGTCGAGGCCGGGGATGTCCGTGGCGTCCGTCGCCGTCGTGATCACCGGGGTCGCGGCGAGGGCCGAGGCGACCTCCGTCGCCAGGGAGTTGGCCCCGCCGCCGTGGCCACCGAGGAGCGACACCGCGAAGCGGCCCGCCTCGTCCACGCACACGACGCCAGGGTCCGACGCCTTGTCGGTCAGGAGGGGGGCCAGCAGCCGTACCGTCGCCCCCGTGGCCAGGAAGCACACCAACTGCTCGCACTCGGCGAACGCGCGCTCCACCGCCTCGCGCACCGGGCCGTCGTAGACGCGGGTGCGGCCGGGCCAGGCCGTGGCCAGGCGGTCGCGGGCCGAGGCGCCCGCCGCTGTGGCGGAGATCAGGCCTATCACTGGGTCGCTCCTTGCGGGGGACGGGAATCCGCCGAGGGGCGGTCGCCCCACAGCAGGAAGACGGGGTTGGTGCCCGCGAGCCGGGTCACCTCGCCGGGCAGCGGCGCGAGCCGCGAGGAGTGCAGCAGAACGCCACCGGTCGCGAACCCGGCCGACGACAGCGCTTCCCGCACCGCCCCGACCCGGTCCAGCGCGGCGACCGACACCACGACCGTCCGGCGCGCCCGGCGCGCGCACGCCGTGACGATCGCGGGCAGCTCACGGCCCCCGCCACCGACGAACACCGCGTCCGGATCGGGCAGTTCGTCCAGCGCGGCAGGCGCTGACCCGTGCACCGTCTGGACGTCCACACCGTGCGCCAGGGCGTTGGCGCGGACCCGCCCGACGCCGTCGGACGACTTCTCCACCGCGACCGCCGCCGCGCCGAACCGCGCGCACTCCACGGCCACCGACCCCGAGCCCGCGCCGACGTCCCACACCAGATCGCCCGTCCTCGGCCCGAGCCTGGCCAGCGCCAGCGCACGCACCTCGAACTTGGTGATCATCGAGTCGCGGTGTGCGAACTCCTCCTCGCCCAGGGCCCAGCGCGCCGGCCCCGGCCCGCGACCGGCCACCGTGCGCGGCACCAAAGCGTGCTCCCGCGCGTCGTCCAGGCAGAGCACCACACTGAGCGGCTCCGGCCACGCGCGGACCGCCGCGTCGGCGGGTGACACGTGCTCGACCCGCTCGCCGTCCGGGTCGCCCAGCGCCGACGCCACGACGAGCGTGCGCCGAAGCCCCGTGTCCGCGAGCGCGGCGCCCAGCTCGGCCGGCCCCGCTCCCGGACCGGTCAGCACGGCCACCTTGGGATGCGCGCGGCAGACGTTGACCGCCGTACGGAGGTCGCGTCCGTGCGCGCTCACGACGACCGCGTCGTCCCACGGCAGGCCGACACGGGCGAACGCCACGGCGACCGACGGGGCGGCGGGCCGTACGTCGAGCGCGCCGGGCCCGAAGCGACCTGCCAGCGCCCGAACGATCCCGAACAGCCCCGGATCGCCCGAGGCCAGCACCACGACGCCACCCGCGCCCTCGTCGGCGTGGTGCCGCGCGATCACGTCCAGTGCTGGCGCCAGCGGCCCGAGCACCACCCGGGAGATCCGCTCGGGCAGCCCGGCCTTGGCCGCGGCCTCCTTGAGATGCCGTCGCCCGCCGACGACCAGCGTCGCCTCCGACAGGGAGCGCAGGGAGTCCGCGGAGAGCGGTGTCCCCGTCCCCGTACCGATGACCGTGATCACCGCGCGACGCCCCGGGCCCGCTCCTCGCGCAGAGCCTTGCGGGCCGTCGGGTCCGCCCGCCGGAAGCCGTGGAAATGCCCCGGATGGTAGAGGTGCGAGCGGGTCCCCGACGCGGACAGCGCGGGCCCCACCAGGAACAGCGTGTGCTTCCAGAGCCTGTGCTCCTTGACGGTCTCCTCCAGCGTGCCGAGGGTGCAGCTCACGACCAACTCCTCCGGCCAGGTCACCTGGTGGGCGACGACGACCGGGGTCGACGTCGGGTAGCCGCCCTCCAGAAGCTCCTGGGTGAGCTGTCCCGACCGCGCTGCCGACAGGAACACCGCCATCGTCGTGCCGTGCCTGGCGAACTCCCGCACCTCCTCACCGGGCGGCATCGGCGTCTTCCCGCCGCCCAGCCGGGTCAGGATCACCGACTGCGCGACCTCCGGAATCGTCAACTCCCGCCCCGCGACGGCGGCGACGGCCGAGAACGACGAGACGCCCGGCACGATCTCCACCTCCAGACCGAGCGCGTCGCAGCGGTCGACCTGCTCCTGCGTACCTCCCCAGAGGGCCGGGTCGCCGGAGTGGATCCGGGCGACCCGCAGACCGTCGCGCACCGCCCGTTCGTACACGGCGACGACGTCCTCCAGGGAGAGCGCCGCCGAGTCGAGGATCTCGGCGCCCTCGCGCGCGTGGTCGAGCACCTCGGCCTGCACCAGGCTCGCCGCCCAGATGACGACGTCGGCGGCGGCGATGGCGCGCGCGGCGCGGAAGGTCAGCAGGTCGGCGGCGCCGGGCCCGGCCCCGACGAAGGTGACCTTGCCGGTGGTGGTGCCGGAGCCGGTGGTGCTGCCGTTACCGGTCGGGGCGTCGGTGTCGGTGTCGGTGTCGGTCATGAGCGGCGGTCCTCGCGGGTCAACGGGGCGGGGGAGCGGAAGGGGTGAACATGAACGTGCGGACCGGGGGTCCGATCGGCTAGCAAGGGCCCATGGCGGTGTTCGTCGCGCTCGGCGCGTTCCTCATGACGCTCTTCGGCGGCTGGACGGCGCAGCGCGTCACCGACCGCCGCCATCTGGTACTCGGCCTGGCCGGCGGGCTGATGCTCGGCGTGGTCGGCCTCGAACTGCTGCCTGAAGCGATGGAGGTGGCCGGCGAGGACTTCCTCGGCGTACACCGGGCGCTCCTGCTGTTCGTCGGCGGATTCCTCTTCGCACATGTCGTGGAGCGGCTGCTGGCCGTCCGCCGGGCCGCGCACGGCGCGGCCGACGGCGTGAGCCCGCACGGCCACGGCGAGGACGCCGGAAGGACGGAGCGGGCGCCCGAGGTCGGGCTGACGGCGGCGGGCGCGATGGTCCTCCACAGCCTGATGGACGGCATCGCGCTCGGCGCCGCCTTCCAGGTGGGCGGCGGCGTGGGCGCGACCGTCGCGCTCGCCGTCATCACCCACGACTTCGCCGACGGATTCAACACGTACACGCTCACGAGCCTCTACGGGAACGACCGCCGCAGGGCCTTCGCGATGCTCTTCGCAGACGCGGTCGCGCCCGTCGTCGGCGCCGCCTCCACGCTGCTGTTCACCCTTCCGGAGGAACTTCTCGGCAGCTACCTCGGGTTCTTCGGCGGCGCGCTGCTGTATCTGGCCGCCGCCGAGATCCTTCCCGAGGCGCACCACGAGCACCCGGCGCTCTCCACGCTGCTGTGCACCGTGGGCGGCGTGGCGTTCATCTGGCTGGTGGTGGCGCTGGCCGGCTGACCCGGTCCCGCCGGCGCGAGACGCGCTCACAGCTTGCCCCCGCGCCCGCCGTCACGCCGCGCGGGCGCGATGAGCGTCGAG
This window of the Streptomyces niveus genome carries:
- the cbiE gene encoding precorrin-6y C5,15-methyltransferase (decarboxylating) subunit CbiE; the encoded protein is MITVIGTGTGTPLSADSLRSLSEATLVVGGRRHLKEAAAKAGLPERISRVVLGPLAPALDVIARHHADEGAGGVVVLASGDPGLFGIVRALAGRFGPGALDVRPAAPSVAVAFARVGLPWDDAVVVSAHGRDLRTAVNVCRAHPKVAVLTGPGAGPAELGAALADTGLRRTLVVASALGDPDGERVEHVSPADAAVRAWPEPLSVVLCLDDAREHALVPRTVAGRGPGPARWALGEEEFAHRDSMITKFEVRALALARLGPRTGDLVWDVGAGSGSVAVECARFGAAAVAVEKSSDGVGRVRANALAHGVDVQTVHGSAPAALDELPDPDAVFVGGGGRELPAIVTACARRARRTVVVSVAALDRVGAVREALSSAGFATGGVLLHSSRLAPLPGEVTRLAGTNPVFLLWGDRPSADSRPPQGATQ
- the cobJ gene encoding precorrin-3B C(17)-methyltransferase is translated as MIGLISATAAGASARDRLATAWPGRTRVYDGPVREAVERAFAECEQLVCFLATGATVRLLAPLLTDKASDPGVVCVDEAGRFAVSLLGGHGGGANSLATEVASALAATPVITTATDATDIPGLDTLGLPTEGAVATVTRAILDGTPVTLHADAVWPLPPLPPNVRWDAPLAVGDGDAAAPGGALASEHVISGAPEDAPQQTASRAYRPTAGTSGPHAPAVAPPDGPGPALAAQQPVAGTDTAGTSGGVVAHAGPAPGAADPEGVVPAAPSSSGPRLFLTDRVVGIAAADVVVRPPSLVVGVGASRGVGVDEVYGLVRDVLRDAGLSPLSVVELATVDAKADEPGIVGAAGRLGVPVRTYPADVLAAITVPNPSGAPLAAVGTPSVAEAAALAAGRGGELLVPKRKSSPEGRAAMATCAVVRRAPRGRLAVVGLGPGARDLLTPRATAELRRASVLVGLDQYVNQIRDLLRPGTRVIESGLGREEERARTAVTEAQAGHAVALVGSGDAGVYAMASPALAEAADDIEVVGVPGVTAALAAAAILGAPLGHDHVSISLSDLHTPWEVIERRVRAAAEADIVVTFYNPRSRGRDWQLPKALALLAEHRTAATPVGVVRNASRPDGTSHLTTLARLDPATVDMMTVVTVGNTATREIAGRMVTPRGYRWQSEGSR
- a CDS encoding ZIP family metal transporter codes for the protein MAVFVALGAFLMTLFGGWTAQRVTDRRHLVLGLAGGLMLGVVGLELLPEAMEVAGEDFLGVHRALLLFVGGFLFAHVVERLLAVRRAAHGAADGVSPHGHGEDAGRTERAPEVGLTAAGAMVLHSLMDGIALGAAFQVGGGVGATVALAVITHDFADGFNTYTLTSLYGNDRRRAFAMLFADAVAPVVGAASTLLFTLPEELLGSYLGFFGGALLYLAAAEILPEAHHEHPALSTLLCTVGGVAFIWLVVALAG
- a CDS encoding sirohydrochlorin chelatase, with amino-acid sequence MTTPGPALLIAGHGTRDTGGAEAFREFVRELGRRHPELPVAGGFIELSAPPIGDAVSELVERGVTRFAAVPLMLVSAGHAKGDIPAALKREKERHPGISYTYGRPLGPHPALLTVLERRLEEALAQLEGYDGDRSEVTVLLVGRGSTDPDANAEVLKAARLLWEGRGYAGVETAFVSLAAPDVPSGLDRCVRLGARRIVVLPYFLFTGILPERVVRQTRDWAAAHPETEVASADVVGPTEELLDLVMERYREAVRGDLRMNCDSCVYRVALPGFEDKVGAPQQPHFHPDDDGHDHGHDHGHGHHHGHGSHAHTH
- a CDS encoding precorrin-8X methylmutase, with protein sequence MNQQRVVHPIEEESFRRLRARVDTSYLAPLTRAVVERVVHSAADPAYVTDLVCDEPTLAAAHGALHTGAPVVADVEMVAAGITRRTAVCRLKEAVSGPGLTRSAHAARLAYEQVGPGAIWVIGCAPTALEELLLLDAAPALVIGLPVGFVGAVESKAALRESGLPSVSNISEKGGSAVAAAALNALLYHPYDPPHHQLAKENA
- the cobM gene encoding precorrin-4 C(11)-methyltransferase; protein product: MTDTDTDTDAPTGNGSTTGSGTTTGKVTFVGAGPGAADLLTFRAARAIAAADVVIWAASLVQAEVLDHAREGAEILDSAALSLEDVVAVYERAVRDGLRVARIHSGDPALWGGTQEQVDRCDALGLEVEIVPGVSSFSAVAAVAGRELTIPEVAQSVILTRLGGGKTPMPPGEEVREFARHGTTMAVFLSAARSGQLTQELLEGGYPTSTPVVVAHQVTWPEELVVSCTLGTLEETVKEHRLWKHTLFLVGPALSASGTRSHLYHPGHFHGFRRADPTARKALREERARGVAR
- the cobC gene encoding Rv2231c family pyridoxal phosphate-dependent protein CobC → MRTRTDAPQAAHDLRHHGDAEVRDDGAELTDLAVNVRPGTPPQWLREHIAASLTGLAAYPDGRAARAAVAARHGLPVERVLLTAGVAEAFVLLARALGARRPVVVHPQFTEPEAALLGAGHTVRRVLLDADDGFRLDPAAVPEDADLVIVGNPTNPTSVLHPADDLLRMARPGRTLVVDEAFMDAVPGEPEALAGRRDVPGLVVLRSLTKTWGLAGLRIGYALADPATVSALAAAQPLWPVSTPALAAAEACVTPAALVEAESAARRTAAERTHLLAGLAAFDGVRAVEPAAGPFVLVRMESAAAVRERLRALGFAARRGDTFPGLGPGWLRLAVRDRATTDRFLRALDHALSEVRG